One window of Papaver somniferum cultivar HN1 chromosome 9, ASM357369v1, whole genome shotgun sequence genomic DNA carries:
- the LOC113310816 gene encoding alpha-glucosidase-like — protein sequence MEWMLFRGNSLTYIIIGGVLDFYFFAGGASPLSVVDQYTQLVGRPAPMPSWALENEEELMEAKTENEEELIEAEAENRAMRSRWRNPRYLYLFTIENLVKMEENFFRVPINLYAKAMSELHGFMHSDEYKQRTEQLEEFIYFVSYHHVYYYYRGKTSDDDGGKKG from the exons ATGGAATGGATGTTATTTAGAGGAAATTCTTTGACTTATATAATTATTGGTGGGGTCTTGGATTTTTACTTCTTCGCTGGAGGGGCTTCACCGCTTTCTGTTGTGGATCAGTACACTCAGTTGGTCGGTAGACCTGCACCTATGCCCTCCTGGGCTCTTG aaaatgaagaagaattaaTGGAGGCTAAGACAGAGAATGAAGAAGAATTGATTGAGGCTGAGGCAGAGAATAGAGCCATGCGAAGCAGATGGCGAAATCCCAG GTATTTGTACTTGTTTACCATTGAAAACTTGGTAAAGATGGAAGAGAATTTTTTTCGGGTGCCGATTAATCTATATGCGAAAGCCATGTCtgaacttcatggattcatgcaCAGTGATGAATATAAACAAAGAACAGAACAGCTTGAAGAATTTATTTACTTTGTTTCCTACCACCATGTGTACTACTACTATAGAGGAAAAACTAGTGATGATGATGGTGGCAAAAAAGGATAA